A genomic segment from Actinoplanes sichuanensis encodes:
- a CDS encoding Gfo/Idh/MocA family protein encodes MDDESRPMRIGVLGAARIVKNALLDPARTIDGVEVEAIAARDPDRARRYADRHGIRFVHRSYRELLADPVLDAVYIPLPAARHAEWTVAAIEAGKHVLCEKPFTSNTAAAEEVAEAAAASDCVVMEAYHSHHHPLQARLRDILASGELGPIVTARATFCVPIPPGRDIRWNLALGGGGLLDVGYYPVRQLRALFGDAPEVTAARAWQRGGIDRLITATLRFESGVEGRVVSSIWSRHLLGAELEVTGTDGRMRVSWPYHPHLRGRIRIRGRHGDRSETTDRRSTYAYQLEAFRDARDTGTGPAEAVTQMRTLDAIYRAAGMSPRP; translated from the coding sequence ATGGACGACGAATCCCGGCCGATGCGCATCGGGGTGCTCGGGGCGGCCCGCATCGTCAAGAACGCCCTGCTCGACCCGGCCCGCACGATCGACGGTGTCGAGGTCGAGGCGATCGCCGCCCGCGACCCCGACCGGGCCCGGCGATACGCGGACCGCCACGGCATCCGGTTCGTGCACCGGTCGTACCGGGAGCTGCTGGCCGACCCGGTCCTGGACGCCGTCTACATTCCACTACCCGCCGCCCGGCACGCCGAGTGGACCGTCGCGGCCATCGAAGCCGGCAAGCACGTGCTCTGCGAGAAGCCGTTCACCAGCAACACCGCGGCCGCCGAAGAGGTCGCCGAAGCCGCCGCCGCGTCGGACTGCGTGGTGATGGAGGCCTACCACTCCCACCACCATCCGCTGCAGGCCCGGCTGCGCGACATCCTCGCCTCCGGCGAACTCGGGCCGATCGTCACCGCCCGCGCCACGTTCTGCGTGCCGATCCCACCGGGCCGCGACATCCGCTGGAACCTCGCACTCGGCGGCGGCGGCCTGCTCGACGTCGGCTACTACCCGGTACGGCAGTTGCGTGCCCTGTTCGGTGACGCACCCGAGGTGACCGCCGCCCGTGCCTGGCAGCGCGGCGGCATCGACCGGCTGATCACCGCGACGCTGCGATTCGAATCCGGCGTGGAGGGCCGCGTCGTCTCCTCGATCTGGTCACGGCACCTGCTCGGCGCCGAACTGGAGGTGACCGGCACGGACGGCCGGATGCGGGTGTCCTGGCCGTACCATCCGCATCTGCGCGGCCGGATCCGCATCCGCGGCCGGCACGGCGACCGGAGCGAGACGACCGACAGACGGTCGACGTACGCCTACCAGCTGGAGGCGTTCCGCGACGCCCGAGACACCGGCACCGGCCCGGCGGAGGCGGTAACCCAGATGCGCACCCTGGACGCCATCTACCGAGCCGCGGGCATGTCCCCACGCCCGTGA
- a CDS encoding sensor histidine kinase: protein MARLVPSSLRTRLALTFGIGTSLVLLVALSLLYVALDRQLDAAVDADLTGRADDLLAGILARDPGAVRGDPMAQLYAADGTPVASATALGGRVLLPPDQVRAVGPEPVRIVLLLTVRPGETPERVRLLARPVGRDGEILAVGQPLSTVEGAGDRQLIVLAVATPVLIAALCVLGWLLVRAALRPVDRLTREAAAISTLDSDRRLPAVAGDDEIARLAATLDGMLARLAVAFARERAFVDDAGHELRTPIAIMRGEIDLALQAVDDPEEVRRSLSAAQRQAARLGRLAEDMLLLARERAGALGVLRAPVDLTDLAHAEARALGPVTDLTIEVHGDPVITDADADRMRQVLANLAANSAAAGARTARVTVGTDGTDVRIEWADDGSGFPPDLLDRAFERFVRGDPARTAPTGAGLGLSIVRAVVTAHDGTAELRNGPPLGGAVVTVRLPAT from the coding sequence GTGGCACGGCTCGTTCCCTCCTCCCTGCGCACCCGTCTGGCCCTCACGTTCGGGATCGGCACCTCACTCGTACTCCTGGTGGCTCTGTCCCTGCTGTATGTGGCACTGGACCGGCAGCTCGACGCCGCGGTCGACGCGGACCTCACCGGCCGGGCCGACGACCTGCTCGCCGGCATCCTGGCGCGGGATCCGGGCGCGGTGCGCGGCGACCCGATGGCCCAGCTGTACGCCGCCGACGGGACACCGGTCGCGTCGGCGACCGCGCTGGGCGGGCGGGTCCTGCTACCGCCCGACCAGGTCCGCGCGGTGGGCCCGGAGCCCGTCCGCATTGTGCTGCTCCTGACGGTGCGGCCGGGCGAGACACCGGAACGCGTCCGGCTGCTCGCCCGCCCGGTCGGTCGCGACGGCGAGATCCTGGCCGTCGGGCAGCCGCTGAGCACCGTCGAGGGTGCCGGTGACCGGCAGCTGATCGTGCTGGCGGTCGCCACGCCGGTGCTGATCGCGGCGCTGTGTGTGCTCGGCTGGCTGCTGGTACGGGCCGCGTTGCGGCCGGTCGACCGGCTGACCCGGGAGGCCGCGGCGATCTCCACGCTGGACAGCGACCGGCGCCTGCCCGCGGTCGCCGGTGACGACGAGATCGCCCGGCTGGCCGCGACACTGGACGGCATGCTGGCCCGGCTGGCGGTGGCGTTCGCCCGCGAACGGGCGTTCGTCGACGACGCCGGCCACGAACTGCGGACCCCGATCGCGATCATGCGCGGCGAGATCGATCTGGCCCTGCAGGCCGTCGACGACCCCGAGGAGGTACGCCGTTCGCTGTCGGCCGCCCAGCGTCAGGCCGCCCGGCTGGGCCGGCTGGCCGAGGACATGCTGTTGCTGGCCCGGGAACGTGCCGGGGCCCTCGGGGTGCTGCGGGCACCGGTCGACCTGACCGACCTGGCCCACGCCGAGGCCCGCGCGCTCGGCCCGGTCACCGACCTCACCATCGAGGTCCACGGCGACCCGGTGATCACCGACGCGGACGCCGACCGGATGCGGCAGGTCCTGGCCAACCTGGCCGCGAACAGTGCCGCCGCCGGGGCCCGCACGGCCCGGGTCACGGTCGGCACCGACGGCACCGACGTGCGCATCGAATGGGCCGACGACGGGTCCGGCTTCCCACCGGACCTGCTCGACCGGGCGTTCGAACGGTTCGTCCGCGGCGACCCGGCACGCACCGCACCGACCGGCGCCGGGCTCGGCCTGTCGATCGTCCGGGCCGTCGTGACCGCCCACGACGGCACCGCCGAACTGCGCAACGGGCCCCCGCTGGGCGGTGCGGTGGTCACCGTCCGCCTGCCGGCGACCTGA
- a CDS encoding IS982 family transposase, with protein MTTDIHTLLTALYVKIDDWLGKPRRTGRPPKLSDAELITMAVAQALLGIRSEARWLRFLPRHLPGAFPYLPGQSGYNKRLRAAVPLSKKVIRLVAADTDLWFDDVWVTDSTPVECGRSRPTVKRSDLAGWAVYGYCSSHSRFFWGLRLHLICTPSGLPVAWSLADAKADERQVLAAVLEEDPSLLAARPGQLIIADKGYVSAELDRRLAERGARLLRPSYRNRTPRPGEHLLKPVRQLIESVNDTLKGQLDLELHGGRSIEGVGARIAQRLLAMTAAIWHNRTTGQPVTRSLIAYDH; from the coding sequence GTGACGACAGACATCCACACCCTTCTCACCGCACTCTACGTGAAGATCGACGACTGGCTCGGCAAGCCCCGCCGGACCGGCCGGCCACCGAAGCTGTCCGACGCCGAACTGATCACCATGGCCGTCGCCCAAGCCCTGCTCGGGATCCGATCCGAGGCCCGCTGGCTGCGGTTCCTTCCCCGGCACCTGCCCGGCGCGTTCCCGTATCTGCCCGGTCAGTCCGGCTACAACAAGCGGCTGCGGGCCGCGGTGCCGCTGTCGAAGAAGGTGATCAGGCTGGTCGCTGCGGACACCGATCTGTGGTTCGACGACGTCTGGGTCACCGATTCGACCCCGGTCGAGTGCGGCCGTTCCCGGCCGACGGTGAAGCGGTCCGACCTGGCCGGCTGGGCGGTCTACGGCTACTGCTCGTCACACTCACGGTTCTTCTGGGGCCTGCGACTGCATCTGATCTGCACACCGTCGGGCCTACCAGTCGCCTGGTCCCTGGCCGATGCCAAGGCCGACGAACGGCAAGTCCTGGCTGCGGTTCTGGAAGAGGATCCGAGCCTGCTCGCCGCCCGGCCGGGCCAGCTGATCATCGCGGACAAGGGATACGTCTCCGCCGAACTCGACCGCCGGCTCGCCGAACGCGGAGCCCGACTCCTGCGGCCGTCCTACCGCAACCGGACCCCACGACCCGGCGAACACCTGCTCAAACCCGTACGCCAACTGATCGAGTCGGTCAACGACACCCTGAAAGGCCAGCTCGACCTGGAACTGCACGGCGGCCGCAGCATCGAGGGCGTCGGCGCCCGCATCGCGCAACGCCTCCTCGCCATGACCGCCGCGATCTGGCACAACCGCACCACCGGACAGCCCGTGACCAGGTCATTGATCGCCTACGACCACTGA
- a CDS encoding Hsp70 family protein, whose protein sequence is MATFGIDLGTTYSCVASIDDTGRPAIIKNAVGEDTTPSVVYFESDDNVVVGKDAKANAKLNPDLVVSLIKRQMGQTFEITAHGQTHSPESISALILRELARAAAENSGEQVKDVVITVPAYFGVAERDATRKAGAIAGLNVLSIVDEPVAAALHYDAVSGGGTRTLFVYDLGGGTFDTTVIKVSPEEIQVICTDGDHHLGGADWDDRLAEYLLEAFLAEHPGSEAADDEEFLQELAVGAEDIKKQLSSMQTRRFNARFAGDVSKIEVTRERFEELTSELLKRTFVITERTLATAREKGVTSFDEVLLVGGSSRMPAVTAGLEALGLKPRMHDPDLAVAKGAAQYALIESIKVQLPADGSPAPDAAVQDVANQLGVTTEKVRALAGKKVATVVPRAFGVKVVDIDDRGNEEFRIVHVLRANTPLPARTDAMRFGTAYDRQVAISVEIWEQSGSVESDVVADNQHIGDGQISGLPQLSKGSPIDISFEMETDGLLRVHAVELTTGKDLKIELEIKAGLSDDQVDEARSAVARYSVSA, encoded by the coding sequence ATGGCGACCTTCGGTATCGACCTCGGCACGACCTACTCCTGTGTCGCCTCGATCGACGACACCGGGCGGCCCGCGATCATCAAGAACGCGGTGGGTGAGGACACCACGCCCTCGGTCGTCTACTTCGAGTCCGACGACAACGTGGTGGTCGGCAAGGACGCGAAAGCCAACGCGAAACTCAACCCCGACCTGGTGGTGTCGCTGATCAAGCGGCAGATGGGCCAGACCTTCGAGATCACCGCGCACGGCCAGACCCACTCCCCCGAGTCGATCTCCGCACTGATCCTGCGGGAGCTCGCCCGGGCCGCTGCCGAGAACAGCGGCGAGCAGGTGAAGGACGTCGTCATCACGGTGCCGGCCTACTTCGGGGTCGCCGAGCGGGACGCGACCCGTAAAGCCGGCGCGATCGCGGGCCTGAACGTGCTGAGCATCGTCGACGAGCCGGTCGCGGCGGCGCTGCATTACGACGCGGTGTCCGGTGGTGGCACCCGCACGCTGTTCGTCTATGACCTGGGTGGTGGCACGTTCGACACCACGGTGATCAAGGTGTCGCCCGAGGAGATCCAGGTGATCTGCACCGACGGTGACCATCATCTGGGTGGCGCCGACTGGGACGACCGGCTCGCCGAGTATCTGCTGGAGGCGTTCCTGGCCGAGCACCCCGGTTCCGAGGCCGCCGACGACGAGGAGTTCCTGCAGGAGCTCGCGGTCGGTGCCGAGGACATCAAGAAGCAGCTGAGCAGCATGCAGACGCGCCGGTTCAACGCCCGGTTCGCCGGTGACGTGTCGAAGATCGAGGTGACCCGGGAGAGGTTCGAGGAGCTGACCTCGGAGCTGCTGAAGCGGACGTTCGTGATCACCGAGCGGACCCTGGCGACGGCCCGGGAGAAGGGTGTGACCTCGTTCGACGAGGTGCTGCTGGTCGGTGGGTCGAGCCGGATGCCGGCGGTCACCGCGGGGCTGGAGGCGTTGGGTCTCAAGCCGCGGATGCACGACCCGGACCTGGCCGTGGCCAAGGGCGCCGCCCAGTACGCGCTGATCGAGTCGATCAAAGTGCAGCTGCCGGCGGACGGTTCCCCGGCCCCGGACGCCGCCGTGCAGGACGTCGCGAACCAGCTCGGTGTGACGACCGAGAAGGTGCGGGCGCTGGCCGGCAAGAAGGTCGCCACGGTCGTACCCCGGGCGTTCGGGGTGAAGGTCGTCGACATCGACGACCGGGGCAACGAGGAGTTCCGGATCGTGCACGTGCTGCGCGCCAACACGCCGCTGCCGGCCCGTACCGATGCCATGCGGTTCGGCACCGCCTATGACCGGCAGGTGGCGATCTCGGTGGAGATCTGGGAGCAGTCGGGATCGGTGGAGTCCGACGTGGTGGCCGACAACCAGCACATCGGTGACGGCCAGATCAGTGGTCTGCCGCAGCTGTCGAAGGGCTCACCGATCGACATCAGTTTCGAGATGGAGACCGACGGCCTGTTGCGGGTCCACGCGGTGGAACTGACGACCGGCAAGGACCTGAAGATCGAGCTGGAGATCAAGGCCGGGCTGTCCGACGACCAGGTGGACGAGGCCCGGTCGGCCGTGGCCCGCTACAGCGTCTCGGCGTAA
- a CDS encoding molecular chaperone GrpE, which translates to MDETIQQPPDPVLDRLERVEAQLADFHQRSAHRESVIDRLHAENQEFREGLRRVVLEPVVSDLLRLHDSMVREAVRLGGAEPVAAKLLDSYADEVGLAVERCGYELFFAIPGEPFTAGRHTPAGTVPTAEPDSDNTVAEALSAGLLEIETGKVRRPARARFHRFDAVDPAPDSSVSDPVGSE; encoded by the coding sequence GTGGACGAAACCATTCAGCAACCCCCGGATCCGGTTCTGGACCGGCTGGAGCGGGTGGAGGCGCAGCTCGCCGACTTCCATCAGCGGTCGGCTCACCGGGAGTCGGTGATCGACCGGTTGCACGCGGAGAACCAGGAGTTCCGCGAGGGGCTGCGGCGGGTCGTGCTGGAGCCGGTGGTGAGCGATCTGCTGCGGCTGCACGACTCGATGGTGCGTGAGGCGGTCCGCCTCGGTGGTGCCGAGCCGGTCGCCGCGAAGCTGCTGGACAGTTACGCCGACGAGGTCGGGCTGGCCGTCGAGCGTTGCGGCTACGAGCTGTTCTTCGCGATTCCGGGAGAGCCGTTCACGGCCGGTCGGCACACACCGGCCGGAACCGTGCCGACCGCCGAACCGGACTCGGACAACACCGTCGCCGAGGCACTGTCGGCCGGGCTGCTGGAGATCGAGACCGGCAAGGTCCGCCGCCCGGCACGGGCCCGATTCCACCGGTTCGACGCCGTCGACCCGGCCCCGGACAGCTCCGTATCAGACCCCGTCGGAAGTGAGTGA
- a CDS encoding SGNH/GDSL hydrolase family protein, whose protein sequence is MLLLSGCSSPAPSPAPPVVVTLGDSVPAGTACACTPFPDLYANLLSPRAASINLAQPGFETTDVQQQVGADDIRADIRSASVVVVMAGANDMASAFDDHDDYPATARVVESTVTSIVDTVRREHGSPVDVLVLGYWNVVEDGEVGLSTYGPDGLAEAKQATRYCNDALRRAAEHSGATYLDTSVAFADDPTGLLAPDGDHPNAAGHEAIAGMLYDHR, encoded by the coding sequence ATGCTGCTGCTGAGCGGCTGCTCGTCACCGGCGCCCTCGCCGGCTCCGCCGGTGGTGGTCACCCTGGGCGACTCGGTTCCGGCCGGGACCGCCTGCGCCTGCACGCCGTTCCCCGACCTGTACGCGAACCTGCTGTCCCCACGGGCCGCGTCGATAAATCTGGCCCAGCCCGGTTTCGAAACGACGGACGTACAGCAACAGGTCGGCGCGGACGACATCCGCGCCGACATCCGGTCGGCGAGCGTCGTGGTGGTGATGGCCGGAGCCAACGACATGGCTTCGGCATTCGACGACCACGACGACTACCCGGCGACCGCCCGCGTGGTGGAGAGCACCGTGACCTCGATCGTCGACACGGTGCGCCGCGAACACGGCAGCCCGGTCGACGTCCTGGTGCTGGGCTACTGGAACGTGGTCGAGGACGGCGAGGTCGGTCTGAGCACGTACGGCCCGGACGGCCTGGCCGAGGCCAAACAGGCCACCCGCTACTGCAACGACGCGCTGCGGCGAGCCGCCGAACACAGCGGCGCGACCTACCTCGACACGTCGGTGGCGTTCGCCGACGACCCGACCGGCCTGCTGGCCCCGGACGGCGACCACCCGAACGCCGCCGGCCACGAGGCGATCGCCGGAATGCTGTACGACCACCGGTGA
- a CDS encoding class I SAM-dependent methyltransferase has translation MDGSELVGVQKTLAPVLKAKALDNRLPDPILGDQWAEQVMRRLDPGYDQGRFATSQLGLVAVVRSKAHDDWARAFLTDHPDAVVLHLGCGLDARVHRIDPPATVDWYDLDYPNVIALRERLLPAREHYTPIGAAVTDLAWLEPIPRGRPLLMIAEGLVPYLTEADLKRLLTSVVDMFPTGQIQFDTVPVWAWRTSRWDPTLRKYDAEFHCGFDDPARLADWHPRLRYVDEAPMNDSPLLTAKAPAGTRRLYRLLNLVPGLKRSTRIVRFRF, from the coding sequence GTGGATGGCTCTGAACTCGTCGGAGTGCAGAAGACTCTCGCTCCGGTGCTGAAGGCGAAAGCCCTGGACAACCGGCTGCCCGACCCGATCCTCGGCGACCAGTGGGCCGAGCAGGTGATGCGCCGCCTCGATCCCGGGTACGACCAGGGCCGATTCGCGACCAGCCAGCTCGGGCTGGTCGCCGTCGTGCGCAGCAAGGCCCACGACGACTGGGCCCGCGCCTTCCTCACCGACCACCCGGACGCGGTCGTGCTCCATCTGGGCTGCGGCCTCGACGCGCGCGTCCACCGGATCGATCCGCCCGCCACCGTCGACTGGTACGACCTCGACTACCCCAACGTCATCGCGCTACGGGAACGGCTCCTGCCGGCGCGCGAGCACTACACCCCGATCGGTGCGGCCGTCACCGACCTGGCCTGGCTGGAGCCGATCCCGCGGGGGCGACCGCTGCTGATGATCGCCGAGGGCCTGGTGCCGTACCTGACCGAAGCCGACCTCAAGCGACTGCTGACCAGTGTCGTCGACATGTTTCCGACCGGGCAGATCCAGTTCGACACGGTGCCCGTCTGGGCCTGGCGCACCTCCCGTTGGGACCCGACGCTGCGTAAGTACGATGCCGAGTTCCACTGCGGCTTCGACGATCCGGCGCGACTGGCCGACTGGCATCCCCGCCTGCGGTACGTCGACGAGGCCCCGATGAACGACTCCCCGCTCCTGACGGCCAAGGCCCCCGCGGGCACCCGCCGCCTGTACCGGCTGCTCAACCTGGTGCCGGGCCTGAAACGGTCGACCAGGATCGTGCGGTTCCGGTTCTGA
- a CDS encoding phosphatidylglycerol lysyltransferase domain-containing protein — protein sequence MTVGTWRPRPPLSRAAVARLVQLNGVFNVVTAVLPAHHGRMAALAAFVPAAGILTARAATAAAGALLVYLGAGLRRGRLRAWQLAVVVAATAIGLHLVKGLDLVAAAVSGALLALLVAVRQEFNALPGPRSRWRAATALIGFAGAGFLLGLFEIAVRADHLIGTPGVRAWAEHAALGLIGVTGPVEFARPWAADTVSYTTGTFGLLAVLAAAVLYLRPGEPRPERTAVDESRLRHLLTRYGGGDSLGYFALRSDKALIWTPSGNAAVAYRVVRGVSLAAGDPIGAESAWPETIAAWLADGERHGWTPAVLGCGRAGAAAYARAGLDVIELGDEAVLDVGTFSLDGRAMRSVRQAVHRIRRAGYTCTAIRQRDLSPADLAAVVDAAVRFRDGDVERGFSMALSRLGDPADGDCLMVLAHDEDGRLRGLLQFVPWGADGISLDLMRGDRTAPNGLTELMVVTAVEAGPEFGIRRVSLNFAVLRSVFARAEQLGAGPVLRLWHRLLRLFSRVWQIESLYRANAKYLPMWQPRYLCFPTARDLPRIAVAALTAEAFLPARQVVTAQPALATR from the coding sequence ATGACCGTAGGCACGTGGCGCCCCCGGCCACCGCTGTCCCGAGCCGCCGTCGCCCGGCTGGTCCAGCTCAACGGCGTGTTCAACGTCGTCACCGCGGTCCTGCCGGCCCACCACGGACGGATGGCGGCGCTCGCCGCGTTCGTGCCGGCGGCCGGGATCCTGACCGCCCGGGCGGCCACCGCCGCCGCCGGGGCGCTGCTCGTCTACCTGGGCGCCGGGCTGCGACGGGGCCGGTTGCGGGCCTGGCAGCTGGCGGTCGTCGTGGCCGCGACGGCGATCGGGCTGCATCTGGTCAAGGGACTCGACCTGGTGGCGGCGGCGGTGTCGGGTGCGCTGCTGGCGCTGTTGGTGGCCGTACGCCAGGAATTCAACGCCCTTCCCGGGCCGCGCAGCCGGTGGCGCGCGGCGACCGCGCTGATCGGATTCGCCGGCGCGGGTTTTCTGCTCGGCCTGTTCGAGATCGCCGTCCGCGCCGACCATCTGATCGGCACGCCGGGGGTACGGGCCTGGGCTGAACACGCGGCACTCGGGCTGATCGGCGTCACCGGGCCGGTGGAGTTCGCCCGGCCGTGGGCGGCCGACACGGTCAGCTACACCACCGGGACGTTCGGGTTGCTGGCCGTGCTCGCCGCGGCCGTCCTGTACCTGCGGCCGGGTGAGCCGCGGCCGGAGCGCACCGCCGTCGACGAGAGCAGGCTGCGTCACCTGCTCACGCGGTACGGCGGCGGTGACTCACTCGGCTACTTCGCACTGCGGTCGGACAAAGCGCTGATCTGGACGCCGTCGGGCAACGCGGCCGTCGCCTACCGGGTGGTCCGCGGGGTCAGCCTCGCCGCCGGTGACCCGATCGGGGCCGAGTCGGCATGGCCGGAGACGATCGCCGCCTGGCTGGCCGACGGGGAACGTCACGGCTGGACCCCGGCCGTCCTCGGCTGTGGCCGGGCCGGTGCCGCCGCGTACGCCCGGGCCGGTCTCGACGTGATCGAACTCGGCGACGAAGCGGTCCTCGACGTCGGCACGTTCAGCCTCGACGGCCGCGCGATGCGTTCGGTGCGGCAGGCCGTCCACCGGATCCGCCGGGCCGGCTACACGTGCACTGCGATCCGGCAGCGGGACCTCTCCCCCGCTGACCTGGCCGCCGTCGTCGACGCCGCCGTCCGGTTCCGGGACGGTGACGTGGAGCGTGGTTTCTCGATGGCGCTGTCCCGGCTGGGTGACCCGGCCGACGGCGACTGCCTGATGGTGCTGGCCCACGACGAGGACGGCCGCCTGCGCGGGTTGCTGCAGTTCGTGCCGTGGGGCGCCGACGGGATCTCGCTCGACCTGATGCGCGGGGACCGTACCGCACCCAACGGCCTGACCGAGCTGATGGTGGTGACCGCGGTCGAGGCCGGTCCGGAGTTCGGGATCCGCCGGGTGTCGCTGAACTTCGCGGTGCTGCGGTCGGTGTTCGCCCGCGCCGAGCAGCTCGGCGCCGGGCCGGTGCTGCGGCTGTGGCACCGGCTGCTGCGGCTGTTCTCCCGGGTGTGGCAGATCGAATCGCTGTATCGCGCGAACGCCAAGTACCTGCCGATGTGGCAACCTCGTTACCTGTGCTTCCCCACCGCTCGGGATCTGCCGCGGATCGCGGTCGCGGCGCTGACCGCGGAGGCGTTCCTGCCCGCCCGTCAGGTCGTGACCGCGCAGCCCGCCCTCGCCACGCGTTGA
- the tnpA gene encoding IS200/IS605 family transposase, translating into MDETRTNDNVVHRCTYHVVWRPKYRRKVITADVDTRLKQIIREVCDERNAPVTELETMPDHMQLLVT; encoded by the coding sequence GTGGACGAGACCAGAACGAACGACAACGTCGTACACCGCTGCACCTATCACGTCGTCTGGCGCCCGAAGTACCGACGCAAGGTCATCACCGCAGACGTCGACACCCGGCTCAAACAGATCATCCGCGAGGTCTGCGACGAGCGGAACGCACCCGTCACCGAACTGGAGACCATGCCCGACCACATGCAACTGCTGGTCACCTAG
- a CDS encoding alpha/beta hydrolase: MSPDSLGSELFALAAAVVAAVLAGPLWHRGRGGRRIAVRAAAVTACLVTAAATALIWVNRQVDTYPTWASLLGSEPATALPVGTGGGAGRGTVTTVTVTGPASGLTLPMYVYLPPGYDRQSATRYPVVEALHGYPGSPVQWFNGLHAATVLDAEIDAGRMAPTVVLFPYQTPDPTLDTECTNLAGGPQTETFLTTDVPAVARARFRVRTDAAGWGLIGYSAGGYCAADLLLRHPGEYAAGAGLSGYATPGIRVGHGAENTEYDDLWRLAHLPVPAVSLYLGCARTDRIPMRDTVALAAAARPPLSVTTAYLGGGGHNMRTWQALAAPAFDWLSTSLGRPIPADPEPAGPAAVRSPAGGR; the protein is encoded by the coding sequence GTGTCCCCGGACAGCCTCGGCTCTGAACTGTTCGCGCTGGCCGCCGCGGTGGTCGCCGCCGTCCTGGCCGGTCCGCTCTGGCACCGCGGCCGGGGCGGCAGGCGCATCGCCGTCCGTGCCGCCGCCGTGACCGCCTGCCTGGTCACCGCCGCGGCGACCGCCCTGATCTGGGTGAACCGGCAGGTCGACACCTACCCGACGTGGGCCAGTCTGCTGGGCTCCGAACCGGCCACGGCCCTGCCCGTCGGCACCGGCGGTGGCGCCGGGCGCGGCACCGTGACCACGGTGACGGTCACCGGCCCGGCCAGCGGACTGACCCTGCCGATGTACGTCTACCTGCCGCCCGGTTACGACCGGCAGAGCGCTACCCGCTATCCGGTCGTCGAGGCGCTGCACGGCTACCCCGGGTCACCCGTGCAGTGGTTCAACGGGCTGCACGCGGCCACGGTCCTGGACGCCGAGATCGACGCGGGGCGGATGGCGCCCACCGTGGTGCTGTTCCCCTACCAGACGCCGGACCCGACGCTCGACACCGAATGCACGAACCTGGCCGGTGGCCCGCAGACGGAGACGTTCCTGACCACCGACGTGCCGGCCGTGGCCAGAGCCCGGTTCCGGGTTCGCACCGACGCCGCCGGATGGGGGCTGATCGGCTACTCGGCCGGTGGCTACTGCGCGGCCGACCTGCTGCTGCGCCACCCCGGCGAGTACGCGGCCGGGGCCGGCCTGTCCGGGTACGCCACGCCGGGCATCCGGGTCGGTCACGGCGCGGAGAACACCGAGTACGACGACCTGTGGCGGCTCGCGCATCTGCCGGTGCCGGCGGTGTCGCTCTACCTGGGCTGCGCGCGGACCGACCGGATCCCGATGCGGGACACCGTCGCGCTGGCCGCCGCGGCCCGGCCGCCGCTGTCGGTCACCACCGCCTACCTGGGCGGCGGCGGGCACAACATGCGTACGTGGCAGGCGCTGGCGGCGCCCGCCTTCGACTGGCTGTCGACGTCCCTGGGCCGGCCGATCCCGGCGGATCCGGAGCCGGCTGGACCGGCCGCCGTCAGGTCGCCGGCAGGCGGACGGTGA